The following proteins come from a genomic window of Andrena cerasifolii isolate SP2316 chromosome 6, iyAndCera1_principal, whole genome shotgun sequence:
- the Usp7 gene encoding ubiquitin-specific protease 7 isoform X3: MNHVNDQESLKQLKLVPIQVNEVEEMDTQEETPNDGGGDGNDTSPMNGESDVACIVQDHEMEGDDARPEASFRYTVENVSKLKDTQLSPACYVRNLPWRIMVMPRASQTQERSPQRSLGFFLQCNGESDSASWSCYAMADLRLLPCKEGQEVFCRKIQHLFYNKENDWGFSHFMTWQDVLDPDKGFIKDDSITLEVHVMADAPHGVSWDSKKHTGFVGLKNQGATCYMNSLLQTLYFTNQLRKAVYKMPTESDDSSKSVALALQRVFHELQFSDKPVGTKKLTKSFGWETLDSFMQHDVQEFLRVLLDKLESKMKGTCVEGTVPKLFEGKMVSFIKCKNIDYKSTRVETFYDIQLNIKGKKNIYESFNDYVSTESLDGDNKYDAGEHGLQEAEKGVIFQSFPPVLHLHLMRFQYDPLTDCSVKFNDRFEFYDKISLGKYLQNKEATSADYTLHAVLVHSGDNHGGHYVVFINPAGDGKWCKFDDDVVSRCTKQEAIEHNYGGQDEDMSVGVKHCTNAYMLVYIRNSELENVLQEVKEEDIPQELVERLQEEKRLEQIRRKERTEAYLYITVNVLLEDNFDGHQGNDLYDPEHALYRVFRVRKQCTLHEFLELLSDSLKYPTEQIRVWPLNVRTNQTCRPMPLELELDLQKSIYQCAENPNVWTVFVELVPPDSDLTALPPFDKDTDVLLFFKLYDPKNRKIHYCGHRYMPVTAKVQELIPILNERAGFPPGTELALYEEIKPNLIEKIENLTEPLEKVLDELMDGDIIVFEKEGDNQMYELPTCREYFKDLFYRVEVTFCDKTIPNDPGFTLELSLRMTYDQMAKAVAQRVGTDPYLLQFFKCQNYKDSPGHPLKCTFEGSLKDLVSYCKPKLKKLYYQQLSIRVNELENKKQFKCIWVGPSLKEEKEIILYPNKNGTVATLLEEATKQVELSENGSGKLRILEMTCSKLSPGPREDVRLENLNMSVTKLYRIEEIPNDELNLAEDEMLIPVAHFHKEVFSTFGIPFFFKVKQGEPFPQMKERLLKKLGVQEKEFEKFALVTMGKPHFIVDSPEYCVDLADFRTRPSQSTSQHRPWLGLEHVNKAPKRSRINYLEKAIKIYN, translated from the exons ATGAACCACGTTAACGACCAGGAAAGCCTTAAGCAGCTTAAACTGGTACCGATTCAGGTCAATGAAGTCGAGGAAATGGACACACAAGAAG aaacacCAAACGATGGTGGAGGAGATGGCAATGATACCAGCCCTATGAACGGAGAATCGGACGTAGCTTGTATAGTTCAAGATCATGAAATGGAAGGGG ACGACGCAAGACCAGAAGCATCATTTCGCTACACAGtagaaaatgtttctaaattgAAGGATACTCAGTTGTCACCTGCATGTTATGTTCGCAATTTGCCATGGAGAATAATGGTAATGCCAAGGGCAAGTCAGACACAAGAAAGATCACCTCAAAGATCGCTTGGTTTTTTCCTTCAATGTAACGGGGAAAGTGATTCCGCCTCCTGGAGTTGTTACGCAATGGCAGATCTTCGATTGCTGCCTTGTAAGGAAGGCCAAGAAGTATTTTGCAGAA AGATTCAACATCTATTCTATAACAAAGAAAATGATTGGGGATTTAGTCATTTTATGACATGGCAGGATGTCTTGGATCCTGATAAAGGTTTTATTAAAGATGATTCTATTACACTTGAG GTTCATGTAATGGCTGATGCCCCACACGGTGTCAGTTGGGATAGCAAAAAACATACAGGATTTGTAGGTTTAAAAAATCAAGGTGCTACATGTTATATGAATTCATTGCTTCAAACTTTGTATTTTACTAATCAG TTACGCAAAGCAGTGTACAAGATGCCAACAGAAAGCGATGATTCTAGCAAGAGCGTCGCTTTGGCTTTACAAAGGGTTTTTCATGAATTGCAATTCTCTGATAAGCCAGTAGGTACAAAGAAGCTAACCAAAAGTTTTGGTTGGGAAACATTGGATTCTTTCATGCAGCATGATGTACAAGAATTTTTACGAGTG CTTTTAGATAAGTTGGAAAGCAAAATGAAAGGAACATGCGTAGAGGGTACTGTACCAAAATTATTCGAAGGGAAAATGGTATCATTTatcaaatgtaaaaatattgattACAAATCAACTAGAGTTGAAACTTTCTATGATATAcagttaaatataaagggcaAGAAAAATA TTTATGAATCTTTCAATGACTATGTGAGCACTGAAAGTCTAGATGGTGATAACAAATATGATGCGGGAGAACATGGATTACAAGAAGCAGAAAAAGGTGTTATCTTTCAATCATTTCCTccagttttacatttacatttaatgCGATTTCAGTATGATCCACTAACAGATTGTTCTGTCAAATTCAATGACAG GTTTGAATTCTATGACAAAATAAGTCTTggcaaatatttacaaaataaagaaGCAACGAGTGCAGATTATACATTGCACGCAGTCTTAGTTCACAGCGGAGATAATCATGGTGGACATTATGTTGTATTTATCAATCCAGCCGGCGATGGAAAA TGGTGCAAATTCGACGACGATGTCGTCTCGAGGTGTACAAAACAGGAAGCCATTGAGCATAATTATGGTGGTCAAGATGAGGACATGTCTGTGGGTGTGAAACATTGTACGAACGCGTATATGTTGGTGTACATAAGGAACTCTGAGTTGGAAAACGTCTTGCAAGAAGTTAAGGAAGAGGATATACCTCAAGAG CTGGTGGAGAGGCTGCAAGAGGAGAAGAGGCTGGAACAAAtaagaagaaaggaaagaacGGAAGCATACTTGTATATAACTGTCAACGTCCTTCTTGAGGATAACTTTGACGGTCACCAAGGGAATGACTTGTATGATCCAGAGCATGCTTTGTATCGTGTGTTTCGCGTACGTAAGCAGTGCACCTTGCACGAGTTTCTCGAATTGCTGAGCGATAGCTTG AAATATCCAACAGAGCAAATTCGTGTGTGGCCATTGAATGTACGTACTAATCAGACCTGTAGACCGATGCCGCTCGAATTAGAACTTGATCTGCAGAAATCTATCTATCAGTGCGCAGAGAATCCAAATGTTTGGACTGTGTTTGTTGAACTTGTTCCCCCAGATTCTGATTTAACAGCATTGCCGCCGTTCGATAAAGACACcgatgttttattattttttaaactgtacGACCCTAAGAACAGGAAGATCCATTATTGCGGTCATCGTTATATGCCTGTCACAGCGAAAGTCC AGGAACTTATACCGATTTTAAATGAAAGGGCTGGATTCCCACCGGGTACAGAATTAGCGctttacgaagaaatcaagccgAACTTGATTGAAAAGATAGAGAACTTAACAGAGCCGTTAGAAAAGGTCCTTGACGAATTAATGGATGGGGACATTATTGTTTTCGAAAAGGAAGGAGATAATCAAATGTACGAGCTTCCAACGTGTAGAGAATACTTCAA GGACCTATTCTATAGAGTAGAAGTTACGTTTTGTGATAAAACGATTCCTAATGATCCAGGCTTCACACTGGAGCTCTCGCTAAGAATGACATACGATCAGATGGCAAAAGCTGTGGCGCAACGAGTTGGCACAGACCCGTATCTTTTGCAGTTCTTTAAATGCCAAAA TTATAAAGACTCGCCCGGACATCCATTGAAATGCACATTCGAAGGCTCGCTGAAAGATTTGGTTTCTTATTgcaaaccgaagctgaaaaagTTGTATTACCAGCAGCTCAGTATTAGAGTAAACGAGCTTGAGAACAAGAAGCAATTTAAGTGTATATGGGTCGGTCCGTCTCttaaagaagagaaagagattATTCTTTATCCTAATAAAAATGGAACTGTAGCTACTTTGCTGGAAGAAGCTACGAAGCAGGTGGAGTTATCTGAGAATGGATCTGGGAAGTTAAGAATACTAGAAATGACTTGTAGTAAACTGTCGCCTGGCCCGAGAGAAGATGTACgcttagaaaatttaaatatgtctGTGACAAAATTATACAGGATAGAAGAGATTCCAAACGACGAGTTAAATTTAGCAGAGGACGAGATGTTGATCCCTGTCGCGCACTTTCATAAGGAGGTTTTCTCAACATTTGGTATTccctttttctttaaagttaAACAA GGCGAGCCTTTCCCGCAGATGAAGGAAAGACTATTGAAGAAGCTGGGAGTACAGGAGAAGGAATTCGAAAAG TTCGCGTTGGTGACAATGGGTAAACCACACTTTATTGTGGATTCACCAGAATACTGCGTGGATCTCGCAGATTTCCGTACTCGTCCAAGTCAGA GCACATCGCAACACAGGCCTTGGCTCGGCTTGGAACATGTCAACAAAGCGCCAAAGCGCTCTCGTATCAACTACCTCGAAAAGGCCATTAagatttacaattaa